The Nodosilinea sp. FACHB-141 genome has a segment encoding these proteins:
- a CDS encoding ABC transporter ATP-binding protein: MQLAHRPTDGWAEHSSPDPIVLDTRDLSKVYGRGKQRFEAVKQVSLALHQGEVLAFLGPNGAGKTTTIKMIAGLIRPTQGQVTVVGEDPHRQPRALRHIGAVLEGNRNLYWRLTPEENLEYFGVLRQVPRKVAHRRGLELLARFGLEEKRQTPVQKLSRGMQQKVAIAVALIHNPKLLLLDEPTLGLDVEASEMVKALVRQIAQEGRAVLLTTHQLDVAEELSDRVAIIRRGRIIAEQSTEALLREFSSSTYHLEVEGELSPQQIHTVTQLGATVQGRQIIYAGTPENLYGLLGALSPLPLVSVQRDRADLTQVFLKLVKDQPDDSP; the protein is encoded by the coding sequence GTGCAACTTGCTCATCGTCCAACCGATGGTTGGGCTGAACATTCCTCACCAGACCCCATCGTGCTAGACACCCGTGATCTCTCCAAGGTATATGGACGGGGCAAACAGCGGTTTGAAGCGGTGAAGCAGGTCTCTTTAGCCCTGCACCAGGGAGAGGTGCTAGCCTTTTTAGGACCCAACGGTGCCGGCAAGACTACCACTATCAAGATGATTGCTGGCTTAATTCGTCCTACCCAGGGGCAGGTTACCGTGGTCGGAGAAGACCCCCACCGCCAGCCCCGGGCGCTGCGCCACATTGGTGCTGTGCTGGAGGGCAACCGAAATTTGTACTGGCGCCTGACGCCGGAAGAAAATCTGGAATATTTCGGCGTCCTGCGGCAGGTGCCTCGTAAGGTGGCCCATCGTCGGGGACTAGAACTGCTTGCCCGCTTTGGGCTAGAGGAAAAGCGCCAGACCCCGGTGCAAAAGCTCTCGCGCGGGATGCAGCAAAAGGTGGCGATCGCCGTCGCCCTGATCCATAATCCCAAGCTGCTGCTGCTAGATGAACCCACCCTGGGGTTAGACGTGGAGGCCAGCGAAATGGTCAAAGCCCTGGTGCGCCAGATTGCCCAGGAAGGCCGCGCCGTGCTGTTGACCACCCACCAGCTCGACGTGGCCGAAGAACTCTCTGACCGAGTGGCGATCATTCGTCGGGGGCGCATCATTGCCGAGCAGTCTACCGAAGCCTTACTGCGAGAATTTTCTAGCTCCACCTATCACCTGGAGGTGGAAGGCGAGCTTTCCCCCCAACAGATCCACACCGTGACCCAGCTAGGGGCAACGGTGCAGGGAAGGCAAATTATCTACGCTGGCACCCCGGAAAATCTCTACGGGCTGCTGGGGGCGCTGAGCCCTCTGCCGCTAGTTTCGGTGCAGCGCGATCGCGCCGACCTCACCCAGGTATTTCTCAAACTGGTCAAAGACCAACCGGATGATTCTCCATGA
- a CDS encoding ABC transporter permease — protein sequence MIDLLHAELKRTWIQFIRYPTEVISGIVIILAVFYGLFTSAQYIAGPGFAFGDRLDSVVLGYAMWTLIISVNNDIAINLQIEAETGTLEQVFLSPYGAPRVFLARAFASLALRLVILIVVLLLLMGLSGSRLAFPPILLLPLTSLLLAGYGLSFLMGAAALVFKRVQQVLGIFQFLLLFLLAAPLEESTGLMQYLRFLLPMLPSTGLLRDLMARSLGLDWFTYGLALLNGIVYFALGLLVFRWAEATAKQRGSLSGY from the coding sequence ATGATCGATCTGCTGCACGCCGAACTCAAGCGCACCTGGATTCAGTTCATCCGCTACCCCACGGAGGTGATCTCAGGAATCGTCATCATCCTGGCTGTCTTCTATGGTCTGTTTACCAGTGCCCAGTACATTGCCGGGCCTGGGTTTGCCTTTGGCGATCGCCTTGATTCGGTGGTCCTCGGCTATGCCATGTGGACTCTGATTATTTCTGTCAACAATGACATTGCCATCAATCTACAGATCGAAGCCGAAACCGGCACCCTAGAGCAGGTTTTTCTCTCTCCCTATGGGGCACCGCGAGTGTTTTTGGCCAGAGCCTTTGCCAGCCTGGCCCTGCGGTTGGTCATTCTGATCGTGGTGTTGCTGCTCTTGATGGGGCTTTCTGGCAGTCGCTTGGCATTCCCTCCCATCTTGCTGCTGCCGCTGACTTCGCTGCTGCTGGCCGGTTATGGCCTGTCTTTTTTGATGGGAGCGGCGGCGCTGGTGTTTAAGCGGGTGCAGCAAGTTTTGGGAATCTTTCAGTTCCTGCTGCTGTTTCTGCTGGCGGCCCCGCTGGAAGAATCGACGGGTCTGATGCAGTATCTGCGGTTTCTGTTGCCCATGCTGCCCAGCACCGGCCTGCTGCGCGACCTCATGGCCCGAAGCCTTGGTCTAGACTGGTTTACCTATGGTCTGGCCCTGCTCAACGGGATCGTCTATTTTGCCCTGGGGCTGCTGGTGTTCCGCTGGGCCGAGGCCACTGCCAAGCAGCGGGGGTCGCTGAGCGGGTACTAG